The proteins below come from a single Panicum hallii strain FIL2 chromosome 7, PHallii_v3.1, whole genome shotgun sequence genomic window:
- the LOC112900275 gene encoding G-type lectin S-receptor-like serine/threonine-protein kinase At2g19130 gives MPLSPILCRILLPLYILSCCAAKGTISPGQALVGGEKLVSSNGKFALGFFQTGSKSSQTTLNWYLGIWFNRVPKLTPLWVANIDNPLTDHTSSELTISDDGNLVILNQATSSMAWSTQANTTTNKTVAVLLNSGNLILQNSTNSSDVLWQSFDYPTDTLLPGAKLGWDKVTGLNRCLVSRKNSIDLAPGRYSFFLDPNGANQYMFTSLSFSIPYWFSGLWNGQYFSSVPEMQGPFLFNFTFVDNDQEKYFTYDLLDERTVLYLVLDVSGRTKTFIWLERSQEWLLSYAQPKAQCDVYAVCGPFTVCYDNALLFCNCMKGFSIRSPKDWELDDRTSGCMRNTPLDCVSNKSTGSSTDKFHSMPCVRLPPNAQNIEAATSSADECGAACLNICSCTAYSYGNGGCLVWHDELFNVKQQQCNDITGTSGGTLHLRLSAKEVKGQKSGARKMAIAIGLTASSAILFSLALALMIWWNKRTRYSFTLNNAQGGNGIVPFRYTDLQRATKNFSEKLGEGGFGSVFKGSLHDSTTIAVKRLDGAYQGEKQFRSEVSSIGLIQHINLIKLIGFCCSSESKLLVYEYMPHRSLDIHLFPGDAQTLSWSTRYQIALGIARGLAYLHESCRDCIIHCDVKPQNILLDESFIPKIADFGMAKLLGRDFSRALTTIRGTIGYLAPEWISGGAITPKVDVYSYGMLLFEIVSGRRNSHREHTTISDDDTFFPVQAASKLLVGDVGSLVDHRLHGDFNLKEAERSCKIASWCVQDNELDRPTMGEVVQILEGLVELDIPPMPRLLQAIAGGSHSAGVQP, from the coding sequence ATGCCTCTCTCCCCCATCCTTTGCAGAATTCTCTTGCCCCTATACATCCTATCATGCTGTGCTGCCAAAGGCACCATCTCACCTGGTCAAGCACTTGTCGGCGGTGAAAAGCTCGTCTCCAGCAATGGCAAGTTCGCACTCGGATTCTTCCAGACGGGCAGTAAGTCCTCCCAAACCACCCTGAACTGGTACCTAGGAATTTGGTTCAACAGAGTTCCAAAACTAACTCCACTATGGGTTGCGAACATTGACAACCCACTCACGGATCACACCTCATCTGAGCTTACAATCTCTGATGATGGCAACCTTGTCATCTTGAATCAAGCCACCAGCTCCATGGCCTGGTCCACACAAGCAAATACCACGACCAACAAGACTGTAGCTGTACTACTGAACAGTGGAAATCTCATTCTACAGAACTCCACAAACTCATCTGATGTGCTCTGGCAGAGCTTTGACTATCCCACAGATACTTTACTCCCCGGTGCAAAACTTGGTTGGGACAAGGTCACAGGTCTGAACCGCTGTCTTGTTTCTAGGAAGAACTCGATCGACCTAGCTCCTGGAAGATATAGTTTTTTTTTAGACCCAAATGGCGCTAATCAGTATATGTTCACGTCGTTGAGCTTTTCCATACCATATTGGTTCAGCGGGTTATGGAACGGCCAATACTTTTCCTCTGTGCCAGAGATGCAAGGACCTTTTCTTTTCAATTTCACATTTGTCGACAATGACCAAGAGAAGTACTTCACCTACGACTTACTGGATGAAAGAACCGTTCTCTATCTTGTATTGGATGTCTCAGGTCGAACAAAGACATTCATTTGGCTTGAGAGGTCACAGGAATGGTTACTGAGCTATGCTCAACCCAAAGCTCAGTGTGATGTCTATGCTGTATGTGGACCTTTCACAGTTTGTTATGATAATGCGCTTCTTTTCTGCAACTGCATGAAGGGTTTCTCCATAAGATCGCCAAAGGATTGGGAGCTAGATGATCGAACCAGTGGGTGCATGAGAAATACTCCATTGGATTGTGTTAGCAACAAAAGCACAGGAAGTTCAACCGACAAATTCCATTCCATGCCATGTGTTAGGCTACCTCCTAATGCCCAGAACATAGAAGCTGCAACCAGTAGTGCAGATGAATGTGGAGCAGCTTGCTTAAATATTTGCTCTTGTACTGCATATTCCTATGGCAATGGAGGGTGTTTAGTCTGGCACGACGAATTATTCAATGTAAAACAGCAGCAGTGTAATGACATAACTGGTACTAGTGGAGGAACTCTACATCTTCGCCTTTCTGCAAAAGAGGTGAAAGGTCAGAAAAGCGGTGCAAGAAAAATGGCGATTGCCATCGGCCTTACTGCAAGCTCTGCCATCTTGTTTTCTCTGGCACTGGCACTAATGATTTGGTGGAACAAGAGGACAAGGTATAGCTTCACATTGAACAATGCTCAAGGTGGTAATGGAATTGTTCCATTTAGATATACTGATTTGCAGCGTGCAACTAAGAATTTCTCAGAAAAGCTAGGCGAAGGCGGCTTTGGTTCAGTATTCAAGGGATCTCTGCACGATTCGACAACCATAGCGGTGAAAAGACTCGACGGTGCATATCAAGGAGAGAAACAGTTCAGATCTGAAGTCAGCTCAATTGGGCTTATCCAACATATAAATTTGATTAAGCTAATTGGCTTCTGTTGCAGCAGCGAAAGCAAATTGCTTGTCTATGAATATATGCCGCATCGTTCCCTTGACATTCATCTATTCCCAGGTGATGCTCAGACCTTGAGCTGGAGTACTAGGTATCAAATAGCTCTAGGAATTGCTAGAGGACTAGCCTATTTGCATGAGAGCTGTCGAGATTGCATTATACACTGTGACGTCAAACCCCAAAACATACTTCTAGACGAGTCATTCATCCCCAAGATTGCGGACTTCGGAATGGCAAAGCTTTTAGGAAGGGATTTCAGCAGGGCTTTGACTACGATAAGAGGAACCATAGGATACCTTGCACCTGAATGGATCAGTGGAGGGGCCATCACACCAAAAGTTGATGTTTACAGCTATGGAATGCTTCTCTTCGAAATTGTTTCAGGAAGGAGGAACTCACATAGAGAACATACCACTATCAGTGATGATGATACTTTTTTCCCTGTGCAAGCTGCAAGCAAGCTTCTTGTAGGAGATGTTGGAAGCTTGGTGGATCACAGATTGCATGGCGATTTCAATCTAAAAGAAGCCGAAAGATCTTGTAAGATTGCTTCTTGGTGCGTCCAAGACAATGAGCTCGATCGACCGACGATGGGTGAAGTGGTTCAGATTCTCGAGGGTTTGGTAGAACTTGACATTCCTCCAATGCCAAGACTACTTCAAGCTATTGCAGGAGGCTCTCATTCAGCGGGAGTTCAGCCTTGA